The Esox lucius isolate fEsoLuc1 chromosome 20, fEsoLuc1.pri, whole genome shotgun sequence region TTCCAAGGATATGCGTCCTCAGACAATCACTGACCCAcagccaaaccagtcatgctgcatgattttgcaggcagcataacattcaccacggtgtctccagacaTTTTCAcctctgtcacatgctcagtgtgaacctgctctcatctgtgaggagaacggggcgccaatagCGGacttgccaattctggtgttctctggcgaatgccaatcgaacTGCACGGTCCTGGGCTGTGagtacaggtcccactagaagaTGTCAGGCCCTcgtgccaccctcatggagtctgtttctgtcagtttggtcagaaacatgcacatcagTAGCCctctggaggtcattttgtagggctctggcagtgctcctcctgttcctcctcgcactaAGGAGCATACTGgttctgctgctgggttgatgcccttcttcAGCCCAGTCCAGCTCTGTTCGTGTAATGGCCGTCTCCTCCATGCTTTTGGGACTGTATACTGGGAGAcgcagcaaaccttcttgtaacggcacgtatggatatgccatcctggaggagctggactacctgtgcaacttgaatgggctgcaggtactgcctcatgctaccagtagtgacaaggacactggcaaaatgtaaaactagaAAAGAaccagtcaggaaggataaggacagagcaattttctgtggccaccaccttcaaaatcattccctttttttgtcttgctgttacctcttcagtgcacctgttgtcactttcatttgcaccaatagagttgacattgattcacaatcgcttatgcttcctaacttgacagattgatatccctgaagttggactaggtgttatactgtgattataCTGTTATACGTGTTCCCTAATTTTTTTTGAGCCGTATGcttgtctgtcttccttttATTAATTGCCTTGTTTTCATTATTATGATAGCAATTGACTACTTCCTGCAGTATTATACTGTCCAAACAAGTGGGTGTAATAACACTgtctgttccaacactgcttttatacagGCAAGAGGGAttgtaagtaatcaacaaaTGTTGGGACACTTGTAGGAATTGTTTGCTTCAACtttcaaggcttaatttactTACATTATTACAGAACAGGTGTAAGTTAACTTATTTCGTGTTCTCTGAAAAGGCCTTTTGTGTTATAACctgtaaaacatttctaagttCGTGGTAGCATGAAAAAagtttttcacttttttaaatgttaattaagGACATGACATgtgcaaaaaaataattacaaaaatggaTGGGGACCTGGTCAGATGACAAACACAATTGGTCTGAAATATTTTGTCATATTTAAAGCAATAGGCCAATCCCGATTGCCGCCCAATGTATGATTAATCTCCAGTTGACATACTATGAAAATAAGTGTTTAAATATGCCTCTAGGTTTGACAACGGTTGTATGGATGGATCCCATGTGATACCAGGAAGCATTGTGATACCATCTTTGGGACCATTATTTTAATTACTTAAGTTggatttgcataaatattaaaTGATGAATCTGTAAATAATGTTGATATTCTTGGATAAGCAAGTCATAGTTGGGACATTGTACCACTAGTGCTTTGTGTACCAATTCCTGGTATTTAGTAACTTTGATCTTAGGAAAGCTGTATAGATTGCTTTAAACTATGCCAGTTATTTCGGACCAATTGTGCTTTTATCTGACTAGGCTTTCAATATACTCCAGTAATTTTTACAATTATCTTTTGCtcctattgttttattgttgccgTTTTGTTGAAGTCGAATACCTTTTATTTACTACGGTTATTTCCTGGCATTTTCATTATGGATAATTACAGAATTACAtaactttttccatttgttaACAGACGTTGTGTTTTGTTATTACGATATTAGACAATTTAATTTGCATTCGTTCAAATTTTATGCATCTTCAGAAGCAACATTTGGGTACACAGGTACAGAAATGACAACATCAGTAACAACATTGGCCGGTtgttttatgaatgttgtcTGTTGGTGCATCCCAACTTAAACTTGGATCGCAATGGATGTCATTGTTTTGTGTATACTGCTCATATGTCCTTTTTTCCATCACGTCAGCATGCCCCACCATGTGTCCATTGGCATTTAATGATGCCCTTAGTCTTGTGTAGCACCTTGTGATATCTATGGGTTACAGACTTACAGCAGtgatcaaatgaaaatgtttggcaACCAATTCCAAAATAtgaccactttattttaagtgaAATTTCACGATAGCACCCCGACATAATGTACTAAATATTACGGGTGTGAGCCTTAGGCATGACCGCTATACGGCACTGTACCCATACGCTGGGCAATGATTCAATATATTGACATTTCTCCTATTGTTGCTGTTATACAACTTCATACAATGCGCTATGATACATTGACGTTCTATTGTAAGTTGCAGTATTTAACACCTTGTAATATGTGGACTCAATGAGGTAGGTTGAATGGCAActttttaatcaaaatgtaacTTCTTGAATGCTTGATAAACAAAAATGCACTGGACCATGAGTCCCTcccacaaaaaacacatttgcagtGCCATCATTTTGTGCATTGTCTCCATCATGGCTCCTACCAAGGCCAGATCCTGTGATAACCCGTGATGCGTATGTGTACAACACCACATGATTTCTTTGGCAGATTTTTCTTTAGAAAGACCAGCTGATCCAAATGCTGTGGAGAGAAGACAGTGTTCCGGGTATGCAGAGAGATGTTTTTACGAGACCTGGCTACAGAGGATACGCAGTCCAGTGACTTCCACCATTGTAGAGCATCTCCACCCTGGTCCACTGACTGTATTTTTATACTGACTTCAGATTCAGTGTTCTACTGAAGGCATCCCCAAACAAATCAGCCATTGCATTCTTTGTCCTCTTAGTGCCGGTGCATACTTTGAGATATCTAAAGGTAGATTTAGATTAAAAGTAGCTGTCCAAACAGCTGGTCAAGAAGGCTTATGGAGCTGTGAAGTCAGTCTCACTCAGTCTGGACTTCACCGGCCCTCAGGTCTTTAAGCAGGAGAGTTGCACACACAGCAGCCTGTTCAAGAAACCTCTGCTTCATCATATAAACTGTTCCACCTGGTCACCATTTCCTGTTTAAACATGGGTGCAGGGAGTTCCAGCAAATTCTGTTTCTGGTGAAGAACTGCTGTGGTTGTGATACTGCAGTAAAAGAAGGCTACAAACCTCCACACCCAGTCAGTACTTGAGAGGCTCCAATACATTTAAACCCATTCTGTGCGGCCCAGTTGATTGTGTGCCAAATGCTTAGTTTGGGGGACAGGTGTGTACCTCCACTCCAGCTGTTGTCATATTGGCCACATGATCTGTAACCAGGGCTGGGTTTTAAATATTCTGTTCCACATTCCATGCACAACTCAAAATGTCTCCAAGGTTTTTCCCTGTGTGGGATTCATTCAGGATATGCATCTGCCATACATAATTTTTCACACACCATTCTGAGTCAGTGTGGTGTGCAGTAATGGTAACATCCAACTGTTGCACACAACATCCGTAATGATTGCAATTCTCTGCTTTCTTTTATGATTTGGGCTTGCGTATCTGTGTGGGTATGCATTTTGTGCTAAAATGATGTCTACCAGGGATGGCATACTTTGGCTCCAGCATTTTAATCTCTTTGCAAAAGCCATCATTTTCCACAACGTTAAGTCCTCATATCTCGACAAATGAAATAAGAAATGGCAGATGTTATACAACACACTTATGTGGTTCAACTTCTGGGTAAAGTACTTGTCCTAAGAAGGTTCTTCAGAAGCTGTGTTGGTTTAGGAGAAGGGGTTGATGCCATGTCTTTTATGTGTGTAGCTAGGTTCATCATATTGCCCATGTATTTCGCATTACATTTACATGCATTGCATACATCATTACGTgcattgccttttttttttttaagtactttCAAATTGCATACTTGTGGCTTAAATGTGTCTCAGAGATCCATATCTTTGTATCGCCTTTGGAAATTGTCCCGTTTATGTGTGGATATTTTCCTTGTTCTTACAAAACACCATGTATGCGTATTTTCCTTCCGACCAGTGCAATGTGTCTGGTGAAGGTTGGGTATGAAAAACTGTTTCCAAATTTCCAAGAACCATGGATTCTAAAAGACGTGCATTTCGATTTTGCTTTGGCTCCTAATGTTTGCATTTCAGTCACATTTTACATTCCAGAAAAATTGCATTTATCTGTCAGCACCTGCTATGCGGACGGCGGGCCTAATGTCATGTAATTTCACGAAGTATGTCAACAAAGCAAGCGCTTGAGAACTGAGAAGAGACTTCTGTTTACATCCTGGACTACGGCTGACCACAGCAAACGCTCAAAAGTTTGGCATAGtgtcacgtttttttttttatgacactGCAAAATGTAAGCCCTTCAGTAAAAATATTTAGTGCAAGGGAGGAAGCACTTCCGATATCATTAAGCATTTACTTCAAAACGGTGGGAATTTGAAGGAATGAAATGTGTTCGATGTATAGCGGTCTCCCAGTTATATCGCTAACTGTAACAACGTCTCACGCTAAGGTACACAAAACACAGTAGGGCTGTCAAACCTCCTCTATAATACTATTGGAATTTTattccttatttttttattttggagtTGAATATTAATACTCAATTAGCACATCCACTTATTGTCACTTAAACATCAATAGCAACCAGAGTGCGCTAGCCAAAGTGGAGGATACTCACTGGTGGCAAgctaaattagctagctagctaatgtgagCGTACTATACTAATGTACAAGCTAGCTAGTTGAACATAAAAATatcataattattatatataaccaACCAACTGGTCTGTGGGTAAATTTATATAATCTATCCAGCTGGCTTTTAATTTAAAACTAGAAAGCCTGCTTATCATAGTAAAATTAACTTAGCTAGACAACATGTATCCCTTGGTTCTGTTCTCTCCATTATCTAACACAGATGAGCTGACATTCGCCTTTCATATGGAAGGTCTGTAAATAATTGTAATGTATATTTGTCTTAGATCAGAGCGCACCACTAGACTTTCGGTTCAACCCCATTGACCCCCCTCTAGTACAGAATCTTTCACTTCAGCCATGAACGGGAATATGAGCAAGAAGAAAGTGGAAGATTTGTGGTGAAGGGGTTACATCCATTTGCTATGGTTGAGGCTCCTTCATTTAggttatatttttctattatttaaatagtttgggtttgtaattgcttttgttgatcattccttaCAAATATctctattttattttctaaatgaagGGGAAAAAACCTTCCAGGACCCTGTCAATGTTGACAGTTGACTGATTGTAGCCTAAATGTGCaattttttggcaaatgttcTTTCTCtgggaaaatgtttatttcttctcTCCCAGTAATGTTGCAATTGGAACCGGGATTTGATAAGAACCGGGTTCATTAGGCAGAAGCAGAATCAGAATCGATTAAATTGAAATGATTCCAAACCCTAGTGGAGATGCGCTGAACATATGTCATGGAGAATCACCACGTTTTGTATATTAAGGACACATTCATCCCACTTACACCACACCAACGAactatcacaaacacacatttacctgTTGAAATAAGAATTTACATTTATGCTGTTTTGCCGTATGACTAACGTATTGGCATCAGCCAAAAACAGTGTTCCCACAACCACTGTTTTGTGGTCCTGTGTAAACTGTTGTGGTTCTGCTGTGGAATCATGTTCTTCCATCTGTATCTgaacatgtttaacaatggtattggcaggAGAAAGTAACTGGTCCATTTAGAATATGTCAAGTTCCTACTAACTCTCCAATTGTCTCTGATTTTTTCCAAATCCTAGGCAGATACCTGACAATAAATAGAAATAACCCACCTTGGTGCTGGGCTGGGCCAGAGTTGTATGTACCACCCCTCTAGAGTACTGTTCTTTCAGAATATGGAAAATGTTGTACCTTGAACATTTATCAGTATCATTAAATACATCCAATTGCTCTATCAAATAAGGACAACTGCAACTGCACTCAAAACTGCTTGTAGAATGATCAATGTAAAATGGTGgcctcacaaaatgaaatgtatttcagatCTTGCTAACCATTCAAAACACATCCTTATGAAGTGCAGTGTGTCATTTTCCATTCCCATGTTGCTTCTGTCTGAATATCTAGGAAACATCTCATTATTCAATATCTGGTCATTGCTGAGGTTTTGGAGATGCctaaaatatacaattacagATCAGGATGTTAGTTACATTTCTTCAAACaggaaattaaatattaaactgttttctgtttttaaaacagtgtcattttaaaaatgaactATCCTGTATCTTTTGCTTGGTTTGGCtttaatttacacattttaccaaaataattttctaaaaTGATCCTGACAAAGCTTTTTGTCTTTCAGAAAACTGACAGCAAAGATCAGCCGGTTGAAGACAGCGTTCCTTTTTTACTGTGGCAGTCTTGTAACACAATGCTTGGCCTTCAGGGAAGCACCTCGTCCCCGAAAATGTACCGCTGTGTGGCTTGTTCATCCACATTTACAGGATTGGCATCCTTGTTGGTGCACCAAGCTTCTCATGCTGTTCAATATGACAAGCAACCACCAGTAACTGAGGCGCAGCCCCCTTGCAGTCACTGTGGCGAAGTGTTTTCAAACAAGGAGCTCCTAGACCAGCACTGCTGCAAAGCACAACCAGAAACCCAAGcttcctctctctttatttGTGATTGTGGGGATGAGTTTCAGGATTTTAATGAAATGCTGGAGCATAAAAGATCTCATGTTTCAACACCCCAGCAGCACACCCAGGAGATTGATGTCAGAGATTCAAACCATGGAGAATGCAGTCTAGGTGACCTTGCCCAACCTGTTTCCTGTCAGCCAAACCTGCACCAATCAATTTTAGGTCTTAGCCCCCCCTCCAATTCCACACCCTTAACTCCAGCCATACCGTGTTCACTCCTCACAAAGGTTAATAGCACATTGCCTGTTCCTAAAATTGACAAGAAAGAGGGGTTTATTACTCTGACCAGACCTCCAGAGCCAAACAACATGCCTCCAGAACCAATTGAGCAAGACTTGCAACCTGCTTTTCTTGACCAACCTGAAAAAAACGTTGCTGCACCGGAACCTCCAACAAAATCCATCCAAGATGAGTCTACTGAGGATACAGACTGTCCCGTTACAAGCAGCGCAACTTCTGAAGCTGCAGGTGCACCTAAAAACAAGACAATAATGAAGATGGTAGCAAATGCCTACATGAAACGTTTCCAACCTTCTCAACAGTACCCATTAAGACATAAGCGACTTGTGATCCCTAAAAGAGAGGTTATACCTGTGGAGGTGACAGCGGAATCCAAACAAACAGGAGCATCCACTCCAGGGCATTCTGTTGGCCAGTTAAGACACCTGCTTAGTAAGTCTGGTGCAAAGTCAATAGCTCGTCCATCTAGCAGTAGTGGTATCATATCTTTGACTCAGACCTTCTGCCCTGTGGTAGTTCTTGAAACCCGCCAAAAACTTTGTGATTCTAGCAACAGTGAAACACAGGGGCGATATCAGTGTGGCCGCTGCCGGAGAGTTTTTCAGGACTTGAACAGTTTGACAGTACATCATGCCTTACACAGGAAAGAAATAGTGAAGTGTTGTCGTCACTGTAAACAACTGATGATTGGGAAACCACCCCTTCCAGATAACCACATTTGTCCCCTTGCTCCCCAGCACCTTACCTCAGTAGGGAGCAAGTTCTCCTCTATTAAAAAGACTGCTTCATTCTATAGTCAGAAGGACCGCAcctttaaacaacaacaaagaagcTTCTTAAGTGCTAAAGCTAGGACACCTTACTTTTGTCAAGTGTGCAAACACAGCTATGCCCGTAGCTATAATCTCAAAGTGCACAAGTGTCAGGGACCACCCCGTCATACTCTGCATGCCACAAACTCCAACTTGTACAAAACCACTACATTTGGGGCAAACTTGAAAGGACAGTATCCTGTTACAAGTATAAATGAGGGGCCCCTGATCTCAAAAAGCATTGCTGTGGGCCCTGACATCACTCGTCAGATAAAGGAGGAGGTGATTGCTGCAGAATCAACGCCTCATCCTCAATTCCCTGATTTGCTCTGGTCTGGCTCACCTAAAAGCTTCTCACCCTTCTATTCTAAAGTTTCCAAGCAGGTAACACCAAAAGAGATTGAATCAGCATCTGCTGAAGATGGTTTAGGTGATGGGGACAACACAGCAGGTAGTTCAAAACAAGGAGAGCGAGATGAAGGAGAATGGACAATGCCTTTGGATGATTCTGAGATCGATGTGTTGATTGAGGCCGTAGAtgcagaagatgatgatgacttAGTGTTACAAGAACCCATTTCTCAGGGTCATGTCAAGTCCACAAAGGATGGCGTGCCTTATTTCATTAAAGATGGTGTTAGACGTTTTCCCTGCTATAGATGTCAGAAGACTTACAGTCGAGGGTCCACTTTAAGAAAGCATCAAAGGCTGTGTGGAAATAGAGCATTTTTTCCACAATCTGCCATCCAAGCGGCAGCACAGAAAGTGAACAAGGGTCAACCCCAGTTTGATTGCTATGTCTGTGGCCTGAGCTTTAACCGCAAGGATAACCTGCTGGTTCATAGGAAGAAGTGCCAGTTAAGTAAAACTGTGGCAAGGAATGATCATGGACATTTACAACAGCGCATATCAGTAGCCCAGGCGCCACCACGCCTCGGAGCACAAAGTAGTGCACCTAAGAGCAAAACTCAGGAGGATAATGGGCAGAATTGGGGTATTATGTCGTTACCTAATGTTCTCCCCAGGAGAGTGACATGTGAGTGTGGCGCAGGCTTTACTTCTCCACGGCTTCTCCTAGAGCATTTGCAAAAGCATGCACAGGAATCCTATACCTGCCCTACATGTGGTGAGACACTAAGTTCCTGGGCAGACTATGAAGTCCACCTGCAGGTACACATGCAGCCTCGGCACAAGATGTACGGGGAAATGCAACTGCAGCGATCTCCACCACTTCTGCTGAGATTTCCACAGCAGCCGCCTCAACATCGGCAGCCTATGCCAAAACAACGACCTGTGCCTCAACAACACACTTCGCCAGTGCAGCGCACTCAGGCAAATCAACAACCTTTGCGGAAGCCTAGGAAGCAGCAGCCTCGCAGTGTATGCATACGATGCAGCAACACCTTTTGCAGTCGCGGTGCACTGCTCAAGCACCTTTCCTTGAATCGGTGCAAAGGTGACAGAGGTGCCAGTTCAGCAAAGGCAAACCACTGTTCCCGCTGCAGCATGGACTTTCCCAATGCCCTCAGCCTCAAGTTTCACCAGCTCAATGGAATGTGCAAGCCTGCATTCAAACCCATGCGTTGCCCTGTGTGCGTACGCTGGTTTGGCACTGTGGAGGGACTCCAGAAACACCTGCAAACACATGACCAGCCCAAGGCCAATTCATTTCGCTGCGTCATCTGCCAGCGCCACTATCCCAGCCTTCGGTCACTGAAAGACCACCGCAGAAAGGTCCATCGCATTTTGTCTGGTGACACAGCACCAGTTACACGATGAGCAGGAATCCTATGGGAAATGTATCCCTAGAGAACAGATTCATTATAGAAAAAAGGTTTAAGCAAGATCGATTGAGTTTAAATTAGAGCAATTTAATTTTGTCTTGTAACCATATATAATCATTGTATTGTACTATACTACTTTGACTATGTTCACTGTTTAGCAATAGACTTTCCTTGATATCTTAGATTTCTCACTTGACCCACTTTCCTGATCATAGTTGTAAACTCTAGTATTGTGTTGTAAAAAGTGATGTTCCTGTTCTTAACTTCCACTAGCTACCTTTTTAGAATCAAAAGGTGGAAGACTCACTATCATCTCTCACATCCCAGGTAGTATGCACACCTTTGGCCAACATATCAAACTGTAGGGAATTAGCTGTTGACACATGGGTTGGGTTCATAAATAAAGCTGATCTGTCATTGTTGTCTATTGCTAACCACAACAGGAGAACTATGATGGCGATAATCTCAATGTGATTTGACCATGTAAATATCTCTTAAAATGTCTGTCCAGTTGCAGATGGTTTTAGTTAAGCCCAAGAAATGTTATAAAGATGGTAAGCCTATGTTTGCAAGGCATAGTGCACAtctttgtaaatgtgttgtgttgCAGTGACCTGATATGTCCACATGACAATAGCATGTCATTGACGCTAACACATTTACCAAGAGTTTATTTACATTACGCTACATTTTCCGAGACATGTCTCTCAacactagattattttgttgtgtaaacttacAGATATGAATAGCTCGTCAAATCCAGTTCAAAGTAATCCTGCCGTACTTTACACTAGGTGTGTAATAACAGGAGTTCAGCGTTATGTGTGACGCAAGCTGATGTGTAAACTTTGCACATCAGCACCGTGTTTCCTCtcacattgaaaacaaattGTCTGGCTCACATGAACAATGTCAAACTGTAGAATTCATGAAgtctaaatacatttaaaaggctTATTGCCAGTGTATAAACGCTGTCCATACTACATGTTCTCCATGTACTGCGTATACATTGTGCGTATGCTGGGCAGACGTGTGCTATCTGGGATGTAGGTTTTATCAATGCTGGTGTTACATACATTAGTTTTGCTCAGAATTAGCTTGGTAAAACATTTCAGTAGTCTGCCATAAGCCAGAGgttacattaaattatttttaactttGCTCATGGTCTGTAAGATTAGTCCTTAAGCAGTGGTGAAATTGGGGgtatgggtgggtgggggttgcCATACCTGCAACAGAAACAAGATGCAGGACATTTACTTGAGGGACTTACTTCGAAATGAGTGAAACAGAAGTAGTAACCTCTGTTTAAGGACCAACTcgataaaaaatgaaatgttatttaactCCTGGCTTTCGTTTGACGTTACTGTTTTGGCATGCTAACGGCAATACTAGTGTGATGTTTGTTCAATTTTGTAAGTTCC contains the following coding sequences:
- the im:7147486 gene encoding zinc finger protein 628, whose product is MLGLQGSTSSPKMYRCVACSSTFTGLASLLVHQASHAVQYDKQPPVTEAQPPCSHCGEVFSNKELLDQHCCKAQPETQASSLFICDCGDEFQDFNEMLEHKRSHVSTPQQHTQEIDVRDSNHGECSLGDLAQPVSCQPNLHQSILGLSPPSNSTPLTPAIPCSLLTKVNSTLPVPKIDKKEGFITLTRPPEPNNMPPEPIEQDLQPAFLDQPEKNVAAPEPPTKSIQDESTEDTDCPVTSSATSEAAGAPKNKTIMKMVANAYMKRFQPSQQYPLRHKRLVIPKREVIPVEVTAESKQTGASTPGHSVGQLRHLLSKSGAKSIARPSSSSGIISLTQTFCPVVVLETRQKLCDSSNSETQGRYQCGRCRRVFQDLNSLTVHHALHRKEIVKCCRHCKQLMIGKPPLPDNHICPLAPQHLTSVGSKFSSIKKTASFYSQKDRTFKQQQRSFLSAKARTPYFCQVCKHSYARSYNLKVHKCQGPPRHTLHATNSNLYKTTTFGANLKGQYPVTSINEGPLISKSIAVGPDITRQIKEEVIAAESTPHPQFPDLLWSGSPKSFSPFYSKVSKQVTPKEIESASAEDGLGDGDNTAGSSKQGERDEGEWTMPLDDSEIDVLIEAVDAEDDDDLVLQEPISQGHVKSTKDGVPYFIKDGVRRFPCYRCQKTYSRGSTLRKHQRLCGNRAFFPQSAIQAAAQKVNKGQPQFDCYVCGLSFNRKDNLLVHRKKCQLSKTVARNDHGHLQQRISVAQAPPRLGAQSSAPKSKTQEDNGQNWGIMSLPNVLPRRVTCECGAGFTSPRLLLEHLQKHAQESYTCPTCGETLSSWADYEVHLQVHMQPRHKMYGEMQLQRSPPLLLRFPQQPPQHRQPMPKQRPVPQQHTSPVQRTQANQQPLRKPRKQQPRSVCIRCSNTFCSRGALLKHLSLNRCKGDRGASSAKANHCSRCSMDFPNALSLKFHQLNGMCKPAFKPMRCPVCVRWFGTVEGLQKHLQTHDQPKANSFRCVICQRHYPSLRSLKDHRRKVHRILSGDTAPVTR